One genomic window of Arachis stenosperma cultivar V10309 chromosome 10, arast.V10309.gnm1.PFL2, whole genome shotgun sequence includes the following:
- the LOC130954909 gene encoding glucan endo-1,3-beta-glucosidase 14, translating into MATTTIGITYIIILVACFLSSSSDIGVESFGINYGQVANNLPEPEKVLTLLTTLRITKTRIYDTNPDILRSFANSNMDLIVTVENEILSQLDDPQAASQWVSTRILPYLPETKISGIQVGNEVFTDDDTTLIQHLVPAVINIHNALTKAGYSNIQVSTPSSLAVLDESYPPSAGTFKAEISTIMYQFLNFLSTTKTPFWINAYPYFAYKDEPDQIPLDYVLFNPNSGMVDPNTKLRYDNMLYAMVDAVYFAIAKMGFKGIEVRVSETGWPSKGDVDEAGATPQNAATYNRNLLRRQMANEGTPLNPRMRLEVYLFALFNEDLKPGPTSERNYGLFQPDESMTYNVGFSALATTSSSSSPSSSSASFSLASHATHTKVVHKGYHQSFMCWMFVYWVISALYV; encoded by the exons ATGGCAACAACAACAATAGGCATCACCtatattattattcttgttgCATGTTTTCTCTCTTCATCATCAG ATATTGGAGTTGAATCATTCGGAATCAACTACGGGCAAGTAGCAAACAATCTACCAGAGCCAGAGAAAGTGCTAACACTGTTGACCACCCTAAGGATCACAAAGACAAGAATCTACGACACCAACCCTGACATTTTGAGGTCTTTTGCAAATTCCAACATGGACTTAATCGTGACGGTGGAGAACGAGATCCTAAGCCAACTGGATGATCCACAAGCGGCGTCTCAGTGGGTCAGCACCCGCATACTGCCGTACCTACCGGAAACAAAGATCAGCGGAATTCAGGTTGGAAACGAAGTCTTCACCGACGACGACACCACTCTCATCCAGCACCTTGTCCCTGCAGTCATCAACATCCACAACGCTCTCACCAAAGCTGGCTACTCCAACATCCAAGTCTCCACGCCCAGTTCTCTGGCGGTTCTGGATGAGTCTTACCCTCCTTCTGCCGGCACCTTCAAGGCCGAAATATCTACCATCATGTACCAGTTCTTGAACTTCCTCTCAACAACCAAGACCCCCTTTTGGATCAATGCATACCCATACTTTGCATACAAAGACGAGCCCGATCAGATTCCACTCGACTACGTTCTCTTCAATCCCAACTCGGGAATGGTTGATCCCAACACCAAGCTTCGCTACGACAACATGCTCTATGCAATGGTGGACGCCGTTTACTTCGCCATTGCCAAGATGGGCTTCAAGGGGATCGAGGTCAGAGTCTCTGAAACCGGTTGGCCTTCCAAGGGTGATGTAGACGAAGCTGGTGCAACTCCGCAGAATGCCGCTACTTATAATCGAAACTTGTTGAGGAGGCAAATGGCCAATGAAGGCACACCTTTGAATCCCAGGATGAGGTTGGAGGTTTACTTGTTTGCATTGTTCAACGAAGATTTGAAGCCTGGACCTACCTCTGAAAGAAACTATGGTCTCTTTCAACCTGATGAGTCTATGACTTACAATGTAGGCTTCTCTGCTCTTGCAACcacatcttcatcttcatcaccatcttcttccTCCGCCTCCTTTTCCCTTGCCTCACATGCCACTCACACCAAG GTAGTTCACAAGGGATACCATCAAAGCTTCATGTGCTGGATGTTTGTGTATTGGGTGATTTCAGCCCTTTATGTGTGA
- the LOC130954149 gene encoding putative pentatricopeptide repeat-containing protein At1g12700, mitochondrial isoform X2 — MLRSSTTASLRFFRHQSQFGNVDYAIWIVDHMNNMGYQPDAYTIGTIINGLCKMGNTPAAIAILRKTETRNCKPSVDVAGYNAIVDSLCKDGLVSEALSLFSEMTTKGVQPSTITYNCLIQGLCTFSRWQEAASLLSERKQKGIMPDTHTFTILMDALCKEGKASSARAILGQMVRSGEEPNVVTYHSMIAGYCFQNQMEEAMKVFDLMVHKGCLPNVNTYASLIHGWCKIKRINKAIYLLDEMINKGLKLDVVTWNTLIHGFCKVGKPLAAKELFFTMHKFGQYPNLSSCATILDGLFKCHFSSDAISLFREIEKNNLDLNIEIYNVVLDGMCRAGKLNDACELFSCLPTKGLKPDLYTYTIMIQGLCREGLLIDAEELLMNMEEHGCLPDSCTYNVFIQGLLRRNAAHKSIKYFQIMKDKGFAANATTMELLVDYLSTHKGENVFQEFVQKIV, encoded by the exons ATGTTGCGTTCATCAACAACAGCTTCTCTGCGCTTCTTTCGGCACCAATCTCAATTTG GCAATGTGGATTATGCTATTTGGATTGTTGACCACATGAATAACATGGGATATCAACCCGACGCCTACACGATTGGAACAATTATAAATGGATTGTGCAAGATGGGCAACACCCCTGCTGCCATTGCCATTCTAAGGAAGACGGAAACAAGAAACTGCAAACCAAGTGTTGATGTTGCGGGTTATAATGCAATTGTGGACAGTCTTTGCAAGGATGGGCTGGTATCTGAGGCTTTGAGTCTATTCTCCGAAATGACAACGAAAGGTGTACAACCCAGTACTATCACTTACAATTGCTTGATTCAAGGGCTGTGTACTTTCAGCAGATGGCAGGAGGCTGCATCTTTACTGAGCGAGAGAAAGCAAAAGGGAATTATGCCGGATACACATACTTTTACTATTTTAATGGATGCTCTTTGTAAAGAGGGAAAGGCTTCAAGTGCTAGAGCCATACTTGGTCAAATGGTTCGATCAGGAGAGGAGCCTAACGTTGTCACCTATCACTCAATGATTGCTGGTTATTGTTTCCAAAATCAAATGGAGGAGGCCATGAAAGTATTTGATTTGATGGTTCACAAGGGATGCCTACCAAACGTCAACACTTATGCCTCATTAATCCATGGGTGGTGCAAGATCAAAAGGATTAATAAGGCTATTTATCTCTTGGATGAAATGATCAATAAAGGTTTAAAGCTGGATGTTGTGACTTGGAATACTCTTATCCATGGATTTTGCAAAGTGGGTAAACCGTTAGCTGCTAAAGAATTGTTTTTTACAATGCACAAATTTGGTCAATATCCTAATCTATCGAGCTGTGCCACTATATTGGATGGCCTATTCAAATGTCACTTCTCTTCTGATGCAATATCATTATTTCGAGAAATTGAGAAGAATAATTTGGATCTTAATATTGAAATTTACAATGTGGTGCTCGATGGGATGTGCCGTGCTGGAAAACTGAATGATGCGTGTGAACTCTTCTCTTGTCTTCCAACAAAAGGCTTGAAACCTGATCTATATACTTATACAATAATGATCCAAGGTCTATGTAGGGAAGGACTTCTGATTGATGCTGAAGAGTTGCTGATGAATATGGAAGAGCATGGCTGCTTGCCAGATAGCTGCACATATAATGTCTTCATCCAAGGATTACTACGACGAAATGCTGCTCACAagtcaataaaatattttcagatTATGAAAGATAAAGGTTTTGCAGCAAACGCTACAACCATGGAGTTGCTTGTAGATTACCTCTCTACACACAAAGGAGAGAATGTTTTTCAAGAATTTGTGCAGAAAATTGTTTGA
- the LOC130956186 gene encoding alkaline ceramidase TOD1 isoform X2, translating into MDVVKEIKNLIKDSSSAEESSALRYMQGNAESFGGNLSTKARFSYFDHQIDNTQVPCGFLKKFPISDSDRIAMEKCEGVVVVSAIFNDHDKIRQPKGIGGKTVEEVCFFMFIDEVTMKGLEDHGMIGRESREHKIGVWRIVKVAKEELYESPAMNGIIPKYLVHRLFPNSKFSIWVDAKLQLVVDPLLLIHSLVISQNVDMAISKHPFFLHTMEEAMATARWKKWWDINALKHQMETYCEHGLQPWSPSKLPYASDVPDSAVILRRHGVGSNLFSCLMFNELEAFNPRDQLAFAFVRDKMKPNVSINMFEVEVFEQLALEFRHNLKNKRHGSVLSTSPRTKRAHPGFLYVNATCCSKCQKYLLTMWDQSNH; encoded by the exons ATGGATGTTGTGAAGGAGATCAAGAATTTGATCAAGGACTCTTCGTCAGCTGAGGAGTCGAGTGCTCTGCGCTACATGCAGGGGAATGCAGAGAGTTTTGGTGGGAACTTGAGCACCAAGGCGAGGTTCTCTTATTTCGATCATCAAATTGATAACACTCAAGTACCCTGCGGATTTCTCAAGAAATTTCCAATCAGTGATTCCG ATCGAATTGCGATGGAGAAGTGTGAAGGTGTAGTAGTAGTTTCAGCAATCTTCAATGACCATGACAAGATACGGCAACCGAAGGGAATTGGTGGGAAAACAGTGGAAGAAGTGTGTTTCTTCATGTTTATAGATGAGGTAACAATGAAGGGGCTTGAAGATCATGGAATGATAGGGAGGGAATCAAGAGAGCATAAGATAGGTGTGTGGAGGATTGTTAAGGTTGCCAAGGAGGAGTTGTATGAGAGCCCAGCAATGAATGGGATCATACCAAAATACTTAGTCCATAGACTGTTCCCGAATTCGAAATTCAGCATTTGGGTGGATGCAAAGTTGCAGCTTGTGGTTGATCCTTTGCTGTTGATTCATTCGCTTGTTATATCTCAGAATGTGGACATGGCTATATCAAAACATCCTTTTTTTCTTCACACCATGGAAGAAGCAATGGCAACTGCCCGATGGAAGAAATGGTGGGATATTAACGCCTTGAAGCACCAAATGGAGACCTACTGTGAACATGGACTCCAACCATGGTCCCCATCCAAGCTCCCATATGCTTCAG ATGTGCCAGATAGTGCTGTGATCCTTAGGAGGCATGGAGTGGGAAGTAACCTATTCTCTTGCCTAATGTTCAACGAGTTGGAGGCATTCAACCCAAGAGATCAATTGGCTTTTGCATTTGTGAGGGATAAGATGAAGCCCAACGTTAGCATCAACATGTTTGAGGTTGAAGTGTTTGAGCAGCTGGCACTGGAGTTCAGACACAACCTCAAGAATAAGCGCCATGGGAGCGTTTTGTCCACTTCACCAAGGACCAAAAGGGCACACCCTGGTTTCTTGTATGTTAATGCCACCTGTTGCAGCAAGTGCCAGAAGTATCTTCTCACCATGTGGGATCAATCCAATCATTGA
- the LOC130954149 gene encoding putative pentatricopeptide repeat-containing protein At1g12700, mitochondrial isoform X1, which translates to MLRSSTTASLRFFRHQSQFGTLSHPKPFLFPINLSYTTDIDAIKDRSHLLYSIRNLQNLDSALHLFHKMVSVNPLPSVKDFNLLFSSIVKMKHYTAAISLVKHFFSLGLKSNICTLNIVVNCLCRLNHTPFAFSVVGMMFKISLEPNVVTFTTIVNGLCIEGNVDYAIWIVDHMNNMGYQPDAYTIGTIINGLCKMGNTPAAIAILRKTETRNCKPSVDVAGYNAIVDSLCKDGLVSEALSLFSEMTTKGVQPSTITYNCLIQGLCTFSRWQEAASLLSERKQKGIMPDTHTFTILMDALCKEGKASSARAILGQMVRSGEEPNVVTYHSMIAGYCFQNQMEEAMKVFDLMVHKGCLPNVNTYASLIHGWCKIKRINKAIYLLDEMINKGLKLDVVTWNTLIHGFCKVGKPLAAKELFFTMHKFGQYPNLSSCATILDGLFKCHFSSDAISLFREIEKNNLDLNIEIYNVVLDGMCRAGKLNDACELFSCLPTKGLKPDLYTYTIMIQGLCREGLLIDAEELLMNMEEHGCLPDSCTYNVFIQGLLRRNAAHKSIKYFQIMKDKGFAANATTMELLVDYLSTHKGENVFQEFVQKIV; encoded by the coding sequence ATGTTGCGTTCATCAACAACAGCTTCTCTGCGCTTCTTTCGGCACCAATCTCAATTTGGTACTCTTTCTCATCCCAAACCCTTCCTTTTTCCCATTAATCTCTCTTATACCACTGATATTGATGCCATCAAAGACAGATCCCATCTCCTATATTCTATTAGGAATCTCCAAAACCTTGATTCTGCTTTGCATCTCTTTCACAAGATGGTTTCCGTAAACCCTTTGCCATCTGTGAAGGACTTTAATTTATTGTTTAGCTCTATTGTTAAGATGAAGCATTACACAGCTGCCATTTCGTTAGTCAAACACTTTTTCTCCTTAGGACTCAAATCTAATATCTGTACACTCAATATTGTTGTCAATTGTCTGTGCCGTTTGAATCACACTCCCTTTGCCTTCTCTGTGGTGGGGATGATGTTCAAAATCAGTTTGGAGCCCAATGTGGTCACATTTACCACCATTGTTAATGGTCTTTGTATTGAAGGCAATGTGGATTATGCTATTTGGATTGTTGACCACATGAATAACATGGGATATCAACCCGACGCCTACACGATTGGAACAATTATAAATGGATTGTGCAAGATGGGCAACACCCCTGCTGCCATTGCCATTCTAAGGAAGACGGAAACAAGAAACTGCAAACCAAGTGTTGATGTTGCGGGTTATAATGCAATTGTGGACAGTCTTTGCAAGGATGGGCTGGTATCTGAGGCTTTGAGTCTATTCTCCGAAATGACAACGAAAGGTGTACAACCCAGTACTATCACTTACAATTGCTTGATTCAAGGGCTGTGTACTTTCAGCAGATGGCAGGAGGCTGCATCTTTACTGAGCGAGAGAAAGCAAAAGGGAATTATGCCGGATACACATACTTTTACTATTTTAATGGATGCTCTTTGTAAAGAGGGAAAGGCTTCAAGTGCTAGAGCCATACTTGGTCAAATGGTTCGATCAGGAGAGGAGCCTAACGTTGTCACCTATCACTCAATGATTGCTGGTTATTGTTTCCAAAATCAAATGGAGGAGGCCATGAAAGTATTTGATTTGATGGTTCACAAGGGATGCCTACCAAACGTCAACACTTATGCCTCATTAATCCATGGGTGGTGCAAGATCAAAAGGATTAATAAGGCTATTTATCTCTTGGATGAAATGATCAATAAAGGTTTAAAGCTGGATGTTGTGACTTGGAATACTCTTATCCATGGATTTTGCAAAGTGGGTAAACCGTTAGCTGCTAAAGAATTGTTTTTTACAATGCACAAATTTGGTCAATATCCTAATCTATCGAGCTGTGCCACTATATTGGATGGCCTATTCAAATGTCACTTCTCTTCTGATGCAATATCATTATTTCGAGAAATTGAGAAGAATAATTTGGATCTTAATATTGAAATTTACAATGTGGTGCTCGATGGGATGTGCCGTGCTGGAAAACTGAATGATGCGTGTGAACTCTTCTCTTGTCTTCCAACAAAAGGCTTGAAACCTGATCTATATACTTATACAATAATGATCCAAGGTCTATGTAGGGAAGGACTTCTGATTGATGCTGAAGAGTTGCTGATGAATATGGAAGAGCATGGCTGCTTGCCAGATAGCTGCACATATAATGTCTTCATCCAAGGATTACTACGACGAAATGCTGCTCACAagtcaataaaatattttcagatTATGAAAGATAAAGGTTTTGCAGCAAACGCTACAACCATGGAGTTGCTTGTAGATTACCTCTCTACACACAAAGGAGAGAATGTTTTTCAAGAATTTGTGCAGAAAATTGTTTGA
- the LOC130956545 gene encoding uncharacterized protein LOC130956545, producing MELLWSVMMKQVVEKFSNFWFAQSLSECVRNCMTSKYEIDGRTATLYVILGCVSLWIWYIIKRKRRPIGPRPRPRPTNDDDVRSYLAADIVHSGALARQRLEDFKAAKANPETLDKAEKLLETLLEREHPDLVMLQKTVAKLEMSGREDSAVEILTRAIKGANDVNKSHEAYEFEMLLVEMLIYKGKFEEALKCTCLEDEFLKDARRPLYKAMIQEMLGKRDDALASWDQYVQVIDPHVHFDLLYVPRFLEASPSQDFDDFQQKVKRLHHAIIKSHHYPK from the exons ATGGAATTACTATGGAGTGTAATGATGAAGCAAGTAGTagaaaaattttctaatttttggtTTGCTCAAAGTTTGAGCGAATGTGTGAGGAATTGCATGACATCAAAGTATGAGATAGATGGGAGGACAGCTACACTGTATGTGATCCTTGGGTGTGTGTCCCTATGGATTTGGTATATCataaagagaaagagaaggccCATCGGGCCCAGGCCCAGGCCCAGGCCCACAAACGATGATGACGTAAGGAGCTACTTGGCTGCGGATATTGTACATAGTGGAGCGCTAGCACGGCAGAGATTGGAGGATTTCAAAGCGGCTAAAGCGAATCCAGAAACACTTGACAAAGCTGAGAAGCTTCTAGAGACTTTACTTGAACGAGAACATCCCGATTTAGTCATGCTTCAG AAAACGGTGGCGAAGCTGGAAATGAGTGGCAGAGAAGATTCGGCAGTGGAAATACTTACAAGAGCAATCAAAGGAGCGAATGATGTAAATAAATCACACGAAGCTTACGAGTTCGAAATGCTACTGGTTGAAATGCTGATTTACAAG GGGAAGTTTGAAGAGGCCTTGAAATGTACGTGCTTGGAAGATGAGTTTCTTAAAGATGCACGGCGCCCACTATACAAG GCAATGATACAGGAAATGCTGGGCAAAAGGGATGACGCTCTAGCCTCTTGGGACCAATACGTTCAAGTAATTGACCCTCATGTGCATTTTGATCTACTATATGTCCCACGTTTTCTGGAGGCTTCACCCTCTCAAGATTTCGACGACTTTCAACAAAAAGTCAAACGACTTCACCACGCCAtaatcaaatcccaccattacCCTAAATAA
- the LOC130956186 gene encoding alkaline ceramidase TOD1 isoform X1, with protein sequence MGKLITTTKPLIFQSKLLCFSLLYLFTTLFLALYTILSQSKCLFRSSPLDPIQDRLFSYPSSYGEHKYAVSTTRSTCTSPIFFSDYMDVVKEIKNLIKDSSSAEESSALRYMQGNAESFGGNLSTKARFSYFDHQIDNTQVPCGFLKKFPISDSDRIAMEKCEGVVVVSAIFNDHDKIRQPKGIGGKTVEEVCFFMFIDEVTMKGLEDHGMIGRESREHKIGVWRIVKVAKEELYESPAMNGIIPKYLVHRLFPNSKFSIWVDAKLQLVVDPLLLIHSLVISQNVDMAISKHPFFLHTMEEAMATARWKKWWDINALKHQMETYCEHGLQPWSPSKLPYASDVPDSAVILRRHGVGSNLFSCLMFNELEAFNPRDQLAFAFVRDKMKPNVSINMFEVEVFEQLALEFRHNLKNKRHGSVLSTSPRTKRAHPGFLYVNATCCSKCQKYLLTMWDQSNH encoded by the exons ATGGGGAAGCTGATTACCACTACCAAACCTCTAATCTTCCAATCCAAGCTCCTCTGTTTTTCTCTGTTATACCTCTTCACAACTCTTTTCCTCGCTCTCTACACCATTCTCTCTCAATCCAAATGCTTATTCAGATCTTCCCCTTTGGATCCAATTCAGGATCGTCTCTTCTCTTACCCTTCCTCCTATGGAGAGCACAAGTATGCTGTCTCAACCACACGTTCTACATGCACTTCTCCTATTTTCTTTTCAG ATTACATGGATGTTGTGAAGGAGATCAAGAATTTGATCAAGGACTCTTCGTCAGCTGAGGAGTCGAGTGCTCTGCGCTACATGCAGGGGAATGCAGAGAGTTTTGGTGGGAACTTGAGCACCAAGGCGAGGTTCTCTTATTTCGATCATCAAATTGATAACACTCAAGTACCCTGCGGATTTCTCAAGAAATTTCCAATCAGTGATTCCG ATCGAATTGCGATGGAGAAGTGTGAAGGTGTAGTAGTAGTTTCAGCAATCTTCAATGACCATGACAAGATACGGCAACCGAAGGGAATTGGTGGGAAAACAGTGGAAGAAGTGTGTTTCTTCATGTTTATAGATGAGGTAACAATGAAGGGGCTTGAAGATCATGGAATGATAGGGAGGGAATCAAGAGAGCATAAGATAGGTGTGTGGAGGATTGTTAAGGTTGCCAAGGAGGAGTTGTATGAGAGCCCAGCAATGAATGGGATCATACCAAAATACTTAGTCCATAGACTGTTCCCGAATTCGAAATTCAGCATTTGGGTGGATGCAAAGTTGCAGCTTGTGGTTGATCCTTTGCTGTTGATTCATTCGCTTGTTATATCTCAGAATGTGGACATGGCTATATCAAAACATCCTTTTTTTCTTCACACCATGGAAGAAGCAATGGCAACTGCCCGATGGAAGAAATGGTGGGATATTAACGCCTTGAAGCACCAAATGGAGACCTACTGTGAACATGGACTCCAACCATGGTCCCCATCCAAGCTCCCATATGCTTCAG ATGTGCCAGATAGTGCTGTGATCCTTAGGAGGCATGGAGTGGGAAGTAACCTATTCTCTTGCCTAATGTTCAACGAGTTGGAGGCATTCAACCCAAGAGATCAATTGGCTTTTGCATTTGTGAGGGATAAGATGAAGCCCAACGTTAGCATCAACATGTTTGAGGTTGAAGTGTTTGAGCAGCTGGCACTGGAGTTCAGACACAACCTCAAGAATAAGCGCCATGGGAGCGTTTTGTCCACTTCACCAAGGACCAAAAGGGCACACCCTGGTTTCTTGTATGTTAATGCCACCTGTTGCAGCAAGTGCCAGAAGTATCTTCTCACCATGTGGGATCAATCCAATCATTGA